Proteins found in one bacterium genomic segment:
- a CDS encoding type II toxin-antitoxin system PemK/MazF family toxin — MMNYKFGEVVLIDFPQSSNGYRKRRSALVILDIGDADIILAPITTKERYAQGDYKLRDWPSTELLRESWVRLAKIACLEKNNITRRLGQLTDHDKNMIATLWQKLYTF, encoded by the coding sequence ATGATGAATTATAAATTTGGAGAAGTTGTATTAATAGATTTCCCACAATCAAGTAATGGTTATAGGAAAAGACGATCTGCTCTCGTAATTTTGGACATAGGTGATGCAGATATCATTTTAGCTCCTATAACCACAAAAGAACGATATGCTCAAGGCGACTACAAATTGAGAGATTGGCCAAGCACTGAATTGTTACGAGAGTCTTGGGTACGGCTAGCAAAGATTGCTTGTTTAGAAAAGAACAATATTACACGTCGGTTAGGACAACTTACAGATCATGATAAAAATATGATTGCTACACTGTGGCAGAAATTATATACATTTTAG